CTTTTACCTCTTTTACCGTTAAATCTACAGATCTTCTATAAATTCCTGGCATAGACAAAATTGGTTCTTCTACATTCGTTCCCTCTGCAATAAACATGGGAAACATAAAATCTTGCGGCGTTACAATCGTTTCTTTTACTAGACTACGAATGGACTCACTTGTTCTTAATCTTCTACCTCTTTGTAATGGGAACATAATATTTGGTTTTTTATTGATAAGACTTTTTGTCGTTTTATTTCTAACTAATATGTACAGGGGCGAATACGTGATTGCGTACCCCAATAAGCATCTACATTTGCTTTCATCTTTATAAAAGCGTGGGGGTATTGCCATACACCCCTACAGGATCCATTAACTATCAACCGTTAACTGTCAACCAATCTTTCGGTTTGGCTAATACGTCTAGTAACTTTGCTTCTTCGCTTCCGGCTTCCGGTTGATGGTCATATACCCACTGTACATAGGGAGGTAAACTCATCAAAATGGATTCGATACGTCCATTGGTTTTTAAACCAAATAACGTGCCTTTATCGTGAACGAGATTAAATTCAACATAACGTCCTCTTCGAATTTCTTGCCAAGTGCGTTGTTCTGCAGTATAATCTAGTTTTTTTCTTCTTTCAACAATTGGTACATATGCCTCTAAGAAACTATTCCCTACGGTAGTGACAAAATCATACCACTGTTGGGTTGTTTTTTCTGTTGTTTCTTCCAATCGATCGAAGAACAATCCTCCAATTCCACGAGCTTCTTCTCGGTGTGCATTCCAGAAATAGTCGTCGCATTGTTTTTTATACTGCGGATAAAAAGATGCATCGTGTTGATCACAAGCGGTTTTACATACCTGATGAAAATGGATGGCGTCTTCTTCAAATAAATAATAAGGCGTTAAATCTTGCCCTCCGCCAAACCAAGAGCGCACCACTTGGCCTTGTTTATCATACATTTCAAAATAACGCCAGTTGGCGTGAACCGTTGGTACCATCGGACTTTTAGGATGGATAACTAAACTCAATCCACACGCGTAAAAATCTACATCCCCTACATTGAAATACTTTTGCATCGCAACAGGTAGTTCCCCGTGTACAGCAGAAATATTCACTCCTCCTTTTTCAAAAACACGCCCATGTTCAATGACACGCGTTCTTCCACCTCCACCTCCGGGACGTTCCCATAAGTCTTGTTGGAATTTCGCTTCTCCATCCACTTCTTCTAATCTAGTTGTGATTTGGTCTTGAAGCTGTTGTATATATTGATAAAATTTTTCTTTCATATTGAACCTAAACCAGCGTATCTGTATCGTTTATTCTATTATAGTTGAGCTATTTTAGCCATCCTTTCAAATGAAAAGGCTTTGCTTTCATTTTGAATGAATGTATATAAACTTTTAGCTTTGGCTTTGAATTGATCTTCTTGTTTTGACCAGTTTACCAATACATCTGCGAACTGCTCCATGCGATCCCATTCGAAATTGAATTGAAGTAAATGTGCATTTAATGCTGTTGCTTCCATTTCAAGTAGAATAGCATAGGTCAATCCCATTTTGGCTAATTCAGCATCAATTTCTTCCTTTACCTTTAGATCATCGGGAACAAATCCAATCGATGAAAGTTTTACGACAATCGATTCTATACGTCTGTCTTCTTCGCTTTTAACTCCTTTGTTTAACATAAGCCTTCCTATAAAAAAGCAAAAAAGTTTACGCTCTTTCGTAAACCTTTTTGCGTTATTTTTTTATTTGTGTTCGTATTCTTTTACCGCTTCAATAAAAGCTTTGGCGTGATCTACTGGGATATGAGGTAAGATACCATGCCCTAAGTTCACGATATATTTATCTTTTCCGAAAGCATCGATCATTTCGTGTACCATTTTTTTAATGGTTGGAATTGGCGACATCAATCGACTTGGATCAAAGTTTCCTTGTAGTGTAATCTCTCCCCCTGTAAATAAACGTGCGTTTTGTGGGCTACAAGTCCAATCTACACCTAGAGCAGATGCTTTAGATTGCGCCATTTCTGGCAAGGCAAACCAACATCCTTTACCAAATACAATAACAGGCGTAATCTCTGCTAGCGCCTCTACAATTTGATTGATGTATTTCCAAGAAAATTCTTGATAATCAACTGGAGAAAGCATTCCTCCCCAAGAATCAAAAATCTGAACCGCGTTTACCCCAGCTTTTACTTTTTCTTTTAAGTATAAAATCGTGGTATCCGTAATTTTTTGCAATAATGTATGAGCTGCAACAGGATCAGAAAAACAGAATCCTTTAGCCAAATCAAAGCTTTTTGAGCCTTTTCCTTCAACTGCATAGCAGAAAATCGTCCAAGGTGAACCTGCAAAACCGATCAACGGCACTTCATCGTTCAACATCTCTTTGGTTACTTTGATGGCATCCATCACATAACCTAAAGTTTCTTCAATGTTAGGAATGATAACTTGTTCCACATCTTTTGCTGAACGAATAGGATTTGGTACCCATGGTCCTACTCCTGGTCTCATTTCCACATCAATATTCATTGCTTGTGGAACAACTAAAATATCAGAAAATAGAATGGCCGCATCTGGTTTTACAATACGAATAGGCTGTACAGTAATCTCAGCTGCTATTTCAGGCATTCTACAACGGGTAAAAAAATCGTATTTATCTCGTAAAGCACGGAATTCTGGTAGGTATCTACCTGCTTGACGCATCATCCAAACGGGTGGTCTTTCCACCGTCTCTCCTTTTAAAGCTCTTAAGAATAAATCATTTTTAATCATTTCTAAACCATTTAATTACGTCAATTTTAGCTGACACTATTTATAATATGCTAAACAAGCCAATAAGGTAGCTTCTATTGTCGGTTGACTGGCTACCACTACCTGTGTTGTAATCTCTTTCAGTGCATCTGCTGTTGTATCACCGATACAAAAGCAAACTTCCGTTGTGATGGAATTGTTTTGTAAAAAGCTCTCGATACCCGATGGGCTATAAAAACAGATTCCATCTATTTTTTGTTGTATTTGATGGGGTTGTTTAACCGTTTGATAGGCTTCATATTCATCAAAAACAAGGTTGTGTTGTCTAAAAAATGTAGGCAATACTTCACGTCGAATATTTCCACAACAAAAAGAAAAGCTTTTATTTTTAAAATCGCGTTCAATTATTGCTGTTAATTCTTTGGCATAATGTGTCCAAGCGAGTACCTCCCATCCTTCTTGCTCTAATAAGGCTTTGGTTTTCACTCCTACACAAATCGCGGGTTTGGTTTTCAGCACTGCTGCCTTCGTGTTATTCAAAACGCTTTTTACCGCATTTTGACTGGTAAACACGACAATATCACGCACAGTTTCAACGGCAAATTCTTGAGGAATTATGGCAATAAAGTCCTCTTCCATCCACTGCACATCAGCTGTTTGTAGGAGTTGACGATGCGCATCACTCAATAGGCGCGTTGATAAAACTGTAGGCATTTCTTATCGTTTTAATTCTTGACGCAGTTTTTCCATCAACGCTTGTCCTCCATTAGCCAAAAGTTCTTGTGCAGCAAAGAATCCCAGTTTTTTCCACTCTTGGATTGGCACTGTCTTATTGATTTCAAACTTTTCTTTTCCATCTAAAGACAAAAGAACTCCTGTAAAATCAATCGTTTCTTCCTTTTGGTTATAAGTAGCGATAGCTCCAATTGGCGCTGTACATCCACCTTCTAATGTGCGCAAGAATTGACGTTCAATATGCGTCGTCATTTCTGCCTCATAATCATTTAATTGACGTAAAGCATCCAAAGCAAAAGAATCATCTGCCATGGCTACCACCACCATTGCCCCTTGAGCAGGTGCTGGAATCATCCAATCTAAGTTAATAAATCCTTTGGGTTTCTTTTTGATGCGATCAAGACCTGCAGAAGCAAAAATTGCTCCTTTCCAGGCTTCATTATCCGCCAATTTTTGCATTCTCGTATTGACATTTCCTCTTAAATCCACGAGTGTGTGTTTAGGAAAACGATTCAGCCACTGTGCTTTTCTTCTTAAGCTTCCCGTTGCTACAATCGCTTCTACTGCTGGATCTAAAAAGGAAGTATCTCCTTTGTGTAGTAAAATATCCACTGTATTTGCGCGTTGTAATACAGCAGCCTGTACAATACCTTGCGGTAAAGCAGTTGGTACATCTTTCATTGAATGTACAGCAATGTCCACTTTTTTATTGATCATCGCCACATCTAAGGTTTTGGTAAAAATACCCGTAATCCCCATTTCATATAAAGGCTTGTCTAAAACCAAATCCCCTTCGGATTTCACCGGAACTAATTCCGTTTTATATCCTAAAGCATTTAATGCCTTCTCCACTGTTGTTGCTTGCCACATAGCAAGCTCGCTATCGCGTGTACCGATACGAATAACTCTATCCATTTTGTCTTGTATCTAATTGAAAAACTTTTTCTATCCATTCAATGCTATCATCTACAACTGTTTCCTCCTGTCGAAGATGATTAGCAAAGTGTGTTGTGATCTTCTGAATAATACGCATTGTTAGTACTTCAGCTTGTTCACTATCAAAGTTCTCATATTTTTTTCGATGGTAGTCAATTTCCCCATCTTTTATTTGTTCTAATCGCGTTTTTAGGGCATGAATCGTCGGAGCAAACTTTCTCATCTTCGTCCAAGCGACAAATTCCGACATCACTTCATCAATAATTTCTTCCGCAAGCGGAATAAATTCTTTTCTTCTCTCAATCGTTTTATCTGTCATTTTTGACAAATCGTCCATGTGGATTAACTCCACCATAGGATGAGAAACAACTGCAGGATCAACGTTTTTAGGAATAGATAAATCCAGTATCGTTAAGGGTTTATCCAGCTGCAGCTTCGTTAAATCAATCGTTGGTTGTTGCGCACCTGTTGCCACGACCAAAACATCCGATTTGCTGATTTCTTCTTCTAAATTATCGTAGTCTTTCACCACCAAATTGAATTTTCCCGCAACTTCTAATGCGCGTTCTTTGGTTCTATTAATTAAGACAATATGGTCGTTATGTGTATGTTTTACTAAGTTTTCACAAGTATTACGTCCAATTTTACCTGTTCCGAACAACAAGATGTTCTTTTCGGAAATAGCAGAAACATGGTCCATAATATATTGTACCGCTGCAAAAGAAACAGAGGTAGCGCCTGAACTTAGTTCGGTTTCGTTCTTAATGCGTTTACTTGCTTGAATTACCGCATTCACTAAACGTTCAAAGTAGTTGGTTGTCAATCCTTGCTCTTTCGCCAATACAAAACCATTGCGGATTTGACTAATAATCTCGAAGTCACCTAAAATTTGGCTATCCAAACCAGTACCTACGCGGAATAAATGGCGGATTGCCTCATTATTCTTGCATACATAGGCTACTTGTCGGAAATCGTCAACCGTACCATTACTATTATCACACAATAGTTTGATCAATTCAAAAGGATGTTGAGCAAAACCATAAATCTCCGTTCGGTTACACGTAGAGATAACGATTAGACTTTCTATTCCTTCTTCTTTCGCTTGACATAATAGATTTTCTTTGGCCGTCTCACTCAAACTAAACTTTCCTCTCATCTCGGCATCCGCTTTTTTGTAGCTTAACCCAACTGCATAAAAAGTAGCTGATTTGACCTTATCTATTTTTTCCATACCTATTTCAATTTCAAAAGTAAGCAAATTTAACGCTAATGATTCGATAAAAGTAACGCTAGAAGGACTATTAATAACGCTGAAAGAAAAAGAAAAACATTTGGCAATATTTCATTATAATACAGTACATTTGCAGTATTAGCAAGGGTTACAAAAGACTTTATATAGAATCATTCTAAATAAAAAATACAAGATTACGTTTCCTTGCCTTTCAAAAAAATAACGCTATGAGTCCCATAGAAGAAATTAATATAGATCCCGAATTTTCGGTTTACAAAATAGACAATACTAGTCCGCAGCCCTACAGTTTCCACAAGGAAATCGGCACGGATATTATCCAATTTTACTTTTGTTTAAAAGGCAGTGGACAGTTTATTTACAACCATGGAGCCTATACGTTGGATTTACCTGAAGAGAAATCATTGCTTTTGTATAATCCTCAAAAACAATTGCCCGTTCACTTAGAGATAAAGAGTCAATCGGCGATTATTTGTTTGATGATTCCCATTAAAAAATTCCACTCTTTATTTTCATCTGAAGCAGAATTTATTGGCTTTCTAACGGAAGAAAACAAAGAGAAGAAGTACTATACGGAAGAAAAGATTACCCCTGCCATTGCCATTGTACTGACACAAATGCTCAATGCATCCATGCATCCTTCAGTAAAGAATTTATTCTATAAAGGGAAAACTTACGAATTACTCAGCCTTGTTTTCAACTATAACGAGGAACAAAATATAGATAACTGTCCTTTTTTATCGGATGAAGAAGATGTACTTAAGATTAAACAAGCCAAAGACATCATCATTCAACAAATGACAGAACCACCAACACTACAAGAACTAGCGGATCAGATTGGATTAAATATCAAAAAACTCAAAATCGGATTCAAACAGATTTACGGCGATTCGGTATTCAGTTTTTTATTTGATTATAAGATGGAATATGCACGCAAATTACTAGATGAAGGTAATTACAATGTAAACGAAGTTGGTTTAAAGATTGGGTATAGTTCTGCCAGTCATTTTATCTCTGCTTTTAAAAAGAAATACGGCATCACGCCAAAAAAATATTTAATGTCAATTAATTCAAACAATCAATAATGAAAGGGATACTACTTGTAAATTTAGGTTCGCCAAAATCTCCAACACCCGAGGATGTAAAACCTTATTTGGATGAATTTTTAATGGACAAAAGAGTCATTGATATGCCTTATTTACTACGAGCTTTCTTAGTAAAGGGAATTATCCTCAATACAAGACCAAAGAAATCAGCAGAAGCGTATCAAAAAGTATGGTTACCGGAAGGGTCTCCATTAATTGTTATTTCTCAGCGTCAGCAAAAAAAACTACAACAGAAGATTGACTTACCTATTGCCTTAGCGATGCGATATGGAGAGCCTTCAATCAAAACAGGTTTACAAGAGTTAAAAGACAAAGGAGTTACGGAGGTATTTATGATTCCTTTATATCCGCAATTTGCTATGGCTACGACTGAAACCATTGAGGTCTTAGCAGAAGAATTGCGCAAAAAACACTTTGCTAACATAAGTATCACTAGTATGCCTGCATTTTACAATAAACAGGAATACATTGATGCTTTAGCAGCTTCTATTCAAGCACATTTGGATGAAAACGAATGGGACCATGTCCTTTTCTCTTATCACGGCGTACCTGAACGTCACATCTACAAATCGGATACAACAAAATCACATTGTAAAATTGACGGTTCTTGCTGTAATACTCCTTCTGTAGCACATCAACATTGCTACAGACACCAATGTTTAGAAACAACCAAGCAAGTGGTTGAAAAACTCAATATTCCGGAAGGGAAGTATACCAATACGTTTCAGTCTCGACTAGGTCCTGATAAATGGTTACAACCACCAACAGATAAAACGGTGAATCAACTTGCTGAAAACGGGATTAAACACCTAGCAGTGGTTACACCTGCCTTTGTTGCGGATTGTTTAGAGACCTTGGAAGAAATCGGTATGGAAGCACATGACGAGTTCTTGCATCACGGCGGAACTTCTTTTAAAACAATTCCTTGCTTAAATGACAACGATGCTTTTATCGACGCCTTAGCGACTTGGATTACCTCTTGGGAACAAACTAAATAACAAGATATATGGCCTACTTATATTTAAAAGCACTCCATGTTATTTTTGTTGTCTGTTGGTTTGCTGGTTTATTCTATATCGTTCGCCTCTTTGTATATTATGTAGAAGCGAATGCGAAACCACAACTGGAGCAAGACATCCTCAAGAAGCAATACCGCATCATGACGAATCGTTTATGGAATATCATCACCTGGCCCGCGGCTATTTTGACGTTGATTTTTGGTATCTCGCTTTTTGTAGTCAATCCTTATTTATTACAACAGCCTTGGATGCATGTCAAATTATTGTTTGTGGTTTTCTTGATTGCTTATCATCTGAAATGCCATCAATTTGTCAAGCAAATCAACAACAATACCCTAACCAAAACCTCCTCTTTCTTTCGCATTTGGAATGAAGGAGCAACAATTATTTTATTCTCTGTTGTTTTTTTAGTATTTTTAAAGAATGCTTTCAACTGGATATTTGGTGTAGTCGGACTAGTAGGTTTGGCTATATTATTAATGATAGGTATTAAGCTTTATAAACAAATTCGTCAACGCAAAGGAAATGAATGAAAGACAAGTTTTTTTTAAAAAGTTTCTCCCTTCAAAATAGAATATTTTTTTCTCTAATTTTTTTAAGTATCATATCCTCTATATTGATATCCGCTGTTTCAGTGTATCAATTTAAGGAGGAGGCACGTACTTATCACCAATACCGATTAGAACGAAAAGAAGGTTCAATTACGGAAAACATCAATTACATTTTGACGACGACTCCTTATGAATTGAACACCGAGAACCTTCCTCTTATTTTTAAAGACAAAATACACGAACTTGCTTCCATTCACAATACGGAATTACACATCCACGACCTCGAGGGTAAATTACTACTCTCTTCTAAAGGGAGCTTCTCTATTGATGGAGAACAATCGAATATTCCGATTATCATTTTAAAAACCATTAAATCTTCGCCAAACAAGCGCTTTGTCGATATAGAAGAAGTGGATCATACGCGTATTCGAACCGCTTATCGCTACCTCAAAGATCAAAAATTCAAACCTCTAGGAATCATTAAGATTCCCTACGCAGAGGAAACTGAATTTTATGAAAGTGAAGTGCGCAACTTCATGTATAAATTTGGACAAGTGTACATTATTATGTTAATCATGTCCATCGCTATTTCTTACTTTTTATCCAATTACATTACGCAGAGTTTGAATAAGCTGAGTATCAAAATGACCAGCACCAAACTAGGACAAAAAAATGAGAAGATCGAAGATATCTCTACAAGTAAAGAGATTTCGAACTTGATCAATGCCTACAACGATATGGTTGAAAAACTAGATGAAACCTATCAGCGTTTGGCACAAAATGAAAGAGAACAGGCTTGGCGAGAAATGGCGAAGCAAGTAGCACATGAAATTAAGAATCCGCTAACGCCAATGCGCTTAACGGTTCAGAGTTTTGAGCGTAAATTTGACCCTACCGATCCAGATATCATCAGCAAACTCAAGGACTACTCCGCTGTCCTAATTGGACAAATCGATACGATGTCTTCGGTTGCCACCGCATTCTCAAGCTTTGCCTCAATGCCTGCACAGCAAAATGAAACGCTAGACGTCATTAAAACGATTCGCATTTCTTTGGATATCTTTACGGAAGATTTTATCTACTTTGAACACGAAGACAAAGAAATCATCGCCATTATTGATCAGACACAACTTATCCGTATTATTACTAATTTAGTAAAGAATGCAATTCAGGCGATTCCAGATAGCAATCCTAGTCCGATTGTTGTTGTAAAAGCCTATCAAGATGACACAAACATCATTATTTCCGTTACAGATAACGGAGCTGGAGTTGCTATTGCGGATAAGACGAAGATATTCGAACCGAAATTTACCACCAAAACAAGTGGAATGGGACTTGGCCTGGGGATTATCAAAAATATTGTAGAAAATTATGAAGGAACCATTACCTTTGAAACTGAAGCTGGTAAGGGAACAACTTTTACCGTAACTTTACCGCTGACCAAATAAAAAATTTGAGAAATATGGAATATGAAAATATTTTAATTGAAACGGATGATCATATATCGGTTATCACGATTAACAGACCAACGAAATTAAACGCCTTAAACAAGCCTACTATTGAAGAATTACACCGCGCACTAATCCAATTAGAGGAAGACAAAGCTGTTCGCGTTGTGATTATCACAGGAAGTGGGGAAAAAGCTTTTGTTGCAGGTGCAGATATTAAAGAATTTTCAAGCTTTAACGTGAGCGAAGGCTCACAGTTAGCAGCAAAAGGACAAGAATTATTATTTGATTACGCTCAAAACTACTCCAAACCAATTATTGCAGCTGTAAATGGATTTGCTTTAGGTGGTGGATTAGAATTAGCCATGGCTTGTCACTTTAGAGTGGCTTCTACAAATGCTAAAATGGGATTACCAGAAGTAACTTTAGGTTTAATTCCAGGATATGGAGGAACACAACGTTTGCCGCAATTAATCGGTAAAGGACGTGCCATGGAATTAATTATGACTGCTGACATGATTAACGCAGAGAAAGCATTAGATTACGGGTTAGTAAACCACGTAGTTGAGCAAGCAGAGCTATTGTCTTTCACAAAAACAATTGCGCAAAAGATTTCAAATAATTCATCTTCGGCTATTTCTAAAGCAATCAAATCGATTAATGCAAACTTTAGAGATGGCACAAATGGATACCATGAAGAAATTAAACATTTTGGGGAGTGCTTCAATACACAAGATTTTACAGAAGGTACAACAGCTTTCTTAGAAAAGAGAAAACCAAATTTTAAAGGATAAAAAAAAGGTTGGAATTGACATTCCAACCTTTTTTGTTTACACACAAGGTCATAAAAAAAGCTCCTTGAAATTCAAGGAGCTTTTTGTTGGCCTACTAGGACTCGAACCTAGAACGACTGAACCAAAATCAGCTGTGTTACCATTACACCATAGGCCAGTACCACTTTGCTTTCAAAAGTAAATTACTTCTGTATTGCGGATGCAAAAGTAGCATTATTTCTGTACTTACCAAAGATTATCGAAAGAATAATATCACCTCAAGTTCGACTCCTACTACAATCCATTAATAATCAATTGAAAGCGAAATAAATTTTAACATATTATTTTGTAAGGGGAGGTGATGAGAAGTGGGATGATGAGGGGTGGGGCGATGAGAAGGTGAGGCTATGAGAGGTTGAGTGGTGGGATGATGAGAGGATTAGGCTCATGGGACACCCTTACCTCATAACCCTTATCTCATAACCGACAACCATCTCCCATAACCAAAAAAAAAGCTCCTTGATTTTTCAAGGAGCTTTCTGTTGGCCTACTAGGACTCGAACCTAGAACGACTGAACCAAAATCAGCTGTGTTACCATTACACCATAGGCCAGTACCACTTTGCGACTCAAAAGTAGCATCTACTTCTGCATTGCGGAGGCAAAAGTAACACTTTTTTTATATTATCCAAAAACAAAACGCAAAATTATTTTTTTTTAATGTGACACGTATCTAATAAAAAAAGACTTTCTTTGTATATATTGATTAAAAATACCAAGAATATTCTTATATGTTAACATTCAACTACAAAAAGTGGAATATAATCGGTGGATGGCTGTGCTTCCTCGTTGCATTAATCACTTACACTTTGACGGTAGAACCTACGGTTAGTTTCTGGGATCCAGGAGAATACATTGCCACTTCTGCTAAACTTCAAGTAGGGCACCCTCCAGGAGCTCCTTTTTATCAGATGTTAGGTGCCTTGTTTTCTTTATTCGCTATCTCACCGCAGCATATTGCTCTAGCTGTGAATATGGTAGCCGTATTTTCAAGTGCTTTTACGATTCTTTTTATGTTCTGGTCCATGACCAACATCTTAAAAAAGATGGTAACCAAAACATCGGAGTGGAACACTTCCAATGCTATTGCGGTTTTAGGTAGTGCGGCTATCGGATCATTAGCTTTCAGTTTTACGGATAGTTTTTGGTTTAATGCGGTAGAATCAGAAGTGTATGCGTCTGCCATGGTGCTTACTGCCATTCTTCTCTATTTAGGGTTGCGATGGGTAGATGATATGGATCAACCTCGTGGAAATCGCTGGTTATTATTAATCGGACTTGTTGCTGGATGTTCATTTGGGGTTCACTTAATGGCTTTGTTAACAATTCCTTCTATTGGACTACTCTACTTCTTCAAAAAATATGAAAAAGTTACTGTAAAGAACTTTATTATTGGAAATATAGCAGCTGTTGCTGCCCTATTCTTTTTGTTTGCATTTTTCTTCCCTAAGCTTTTAGCTTTCTTTGGAAAAACGGAGATTTTTGCCATCAATACGCTTGGGCTTCCTTTCAACAGCGGAACAATCCTTGCCTTCCTACTCTTAATTGGAGTTACGGTATTTGGTTTATACTACACCCGTAAGAAAGGATATGCAATGATTAATACCTTAATTCTAACGCTAGTATTTGTTTGTGTAGGATTAACCGCTTGGTTGATGTTGCCTATTCGCTCAAATGCCAACGTTACAATTAACGAAAACACGCCTTCCGATGCGGCAGAATTATTGGCCTACTACCAACGTGAACAATATGGAGATGAGAGTATTTACTACGATTCCTATTTCACCAAGGCCTATGTTGGTTTAGATAAAAACAACCCTTGGAAAGATGATAAACCCAACTACGAAAGAGACTATAAAACAGGTAAATACGTAGTAGTTAACGAATGGAAAAATGCGGGACAGAACTTCGATGAAAAGCACAAAGGCTTTTTACCTCGTATGTGGAGTACAGATAAGAATCACCGTATCAACTATATGCGTTATTCCAAACCGCTCAACTTCAATATTGCACAAGGATATACCAACAATGAACAATTAATTTACCTCGATCGAGGAGTAAAACAAAAGCTAGCAAGTGGTGAATTTGGTGTAGAAGAGTTAGATAATTTCTTTAGCCAATATGGTCAAGCCTTAGATATCGAAGTTCCGTCATTCTCTGATAATATGTCGTATATGTTTACCTATCAATTTGGGTACATGTATTGGAGATATTTGATGTGGAACTTTGTTGGACGTCAAGATGACATCCAAGGACAAGGGGACTTAGAACACGGAAACTGGTTAAGTGGAGTAAAATTCTTAGATGAAATCCGTTTAGGGTCTCAAGATAATCTCCCTTCAGATGTATTAAATAACAAAGGAAGAAATACGTATTTCTTCTTGCCATTTATCTTGGGAATTGTAGGTATTGTATTCAATTACCGCAAAGATCCCAAAATGTTCTGGGTACTATTAGTGCTATTTTTATTTACAAGTTTAGCATTAAAAGTGTTCTTGAATGAACGCCCTTTTGAACCTAGAGAACGCGATTATGCTGTTGTTCCTTCGTTCTATGTTTTTGCTATGTGGTTAGGTTTTGGTGTGTACTCTATCTACGAAGGAGTAAAAAGATACCTTTCGCCTAAACTAGCTAGCGCTGTTGTACTAAGTGTTTGTACACTAGCTGGTCCAGTCTTATTAGCACAACAAAATTGGGATGATCATGATCGTTCAAATCGCTATACTGCTTTAGCTAATGCAAGAGCGTACTTAGATTCGTGTGATCCGAATGCTATTATTTTCACTATTGGAGATA
The window above is part of the Myroides odoratus DSM 2801 genome. Proteins encoded here:
- a CDS encoding enoyl-CoA hydratase/isomerase family protein, with the protein product MEYENILIETDDHISVITINRPTKLNALNKPTIEELHRALIQLEEDKAVRVVIITGSGEKAFVAGADIKEFSSFNVSEGSQLAAKGQELLFDYAQNYSKPIIAAVNGFALGGGLELAMACHFRVASTNAKMGLPEVTLGLIPGYGGTQRLPQLIGKGRAMELIMTADMINAEKALDYGLVNHVVEQAELLSFTKTIAQKISNNSSSAISKAIKSINANFRDGTNGYHEEIKHFGECFNTQDFTEGTTAFLEKRKPNFKG
- a CDS encoding sensor histidine kinase, whose product is MKDKFFLKSFSLQNRIFFSLIFLSIISSILISAVSVYQFKEEARTYHQYRLERKEGSITENINYILTTTPYELNTENLPLIFKDKIHELASIHNTELHIHDLEGKLLLSSKGSFSIDGEQSNIPIIILKTIKSSPNKRFVDIEEVDHTRIRTAYRYLKDQKFKPLGIIKIPYAEETEFYESEVRNFMYKFGQVYIIMLIMSIAISYFLSNYITQSLNKLSIKMTSTKLGQKNEKIEDISTSKEISNLINAYNDMVEKLDETYQRLAQNEREQAWREMAKQVAHEIKNPLTPMRLTVQSFERKFDPTDPDIISKLKDYSAVLIGQIDTMSSVATAFSSFASMPAQQNETLDVIKTIRISLDIFTEDFIYFEHEDKEIIAIIDQTQLIRIITNLVKNAIQAIPDSNPSPIVVVKAYQDDTNIIISVTDNGAGVAIADKTKIFEPKFTTKTSGMGLGLGIIKNIVENYEGTITFETEAGKGTTFTVTLPLTK
- a CDS encoding CopD family protein, producing the protein MAYLYLKALHVIFVVCWFAGLFYIVRLFVYYVEANAKPQLEQDILKKQYRIMTNRLWNIITWPAAILTLIFGISLFVVNPYLLQQPWMHVKLLFVVFLIAYHLKCHQFVKQINNNTLTKTSSFFRIWNEGATIILFSVVFLVFLKNAFNWIFGVVGLVGLAILLMIGIKLYKQIRQRKGNE
- a CDS encoding glycosyltransferase family 117 protein; the protein is MLTFNYKKWNIIGGWLCFLVALITYTLTVEPTVSFWDPGEYIATSAKLQVGHPPGAPFYQMLGALFSLFAISPQHIALAVNMVAVFSSAFTILFMFWSMTNILKKMVTKTSEWNTSNAIAVLGSAAIGSLAFSFTDSFWFNAVESEVYASAMVLTAILLYLGLRWVDDMDQPRGNRWLLLIGLVAGCSFGVHLMALLTIPSIGLLYFFKKYEKVTVKNFIIGNIAAVAALFFLFAFFFPKLLAFFGKTEIFAINTLGLPFNSGTILAFLLLIGVTVFGLYYTRKKGYAMINTLILTLVFVCVGLTAWLMLPIRSNANVTINENTPSDAAELLAYYQREQYGDESIYYDSYFTKAYVGLDKNNPWKDDKPNYERDYKTGKYVVVNEWKNAGQNFDEKHKGFLPRMWSTDKNHRINYMRYSKPLNFNIAQGYTNNEQLIYLDRGVKQKLASGEFGVEELDNFFSQYGQALDIEVPSFSDNMSYMFTYQFGYMYWRYLMWNFVGRQDDIQGQGDLEHGNWLSGVKFLDEIRLGSQDNLPSDVLNNKGRNTYFFLPFILGIVGIVFNYRKDPKMFWVLLVLFLFTSLALKVFLNERPFEPRERDYAVVPSFYVFAMWLGFGVYSIYEGVKRYLSPKLASAVVLSVCTLAGPVLLAQQNWDDHDRSNRYTALANARAYLDSCDPNAIIFTIGDNDTFPLWYLQEIEGYRTDVRVVCTSLLTQDWYIDQMKAKAYDSEPLPIKFTHDQYVGNKRDAILIDPQTEQRFDLSLLLDVVRSDDQRTKRITEAGTTLHFIPTNKFSLPVDSAVIAKNNIVSPYLRDQIVPSLDIDITDQAIYKHRLIMLDIIANNKWERPIYFSGGSFNNDDFVWMKDYLQLQGLIYKLVPIKSAGQNAHPLDLGIIDSDRMYETVKKWYWGNMGSDKIYHDPQTRRNALSYRINLGRLAEQLVEEGKNAKAKDILDMAMTNMPIEYYGYYQLVIPFIECYYKIGETKVAQGYAKQLAQKSKEKLFYYKNLSLEDQNYYAYEILSELEIWRTLVAIVDEEDKQADAVNQFKSDFNEYFTHFNYLFKRYQGEEAEGQPGA